From the Paludisphaera mucosa genome, one window contains:
- a CDS encoding M24 family metallopeptidase, producing MSTELYVGGPIGLMTEDGPETEVYDRVLETAADRPAVDSLPDVPDPACDHGDVDRKRRRDDVELKHQRIRDFLDRTNQDAVVLGRADSIAWFTSGGDLAQDYGSDNSSVLLYINRNSRAVLADNVQSSRVFEEELAGLGFQLKERPWYDDPLRVVAELCHNKKIATDLASEGCSQWRRALDPLRDLRRQLTPLERQRYRELGRTLSLAVEATCRNFDRGEREADVAGHLAHRLIREGVAPVDLRVASDDRLARYRQPTFKAAPILKKATIAVTGRRHGLCASVTRTVTFGPPETEFRANHTLAAMVDATCIYFSRPGEPIAEVFRRARRIYEKYDAPHEWTLDYQGVLIGYSPREALLTPDSPMILEPNMAVCWNPSVGSARSEDTIVVDSRGFDIVTAAQDWPLIDISVKGYSLPRPGILER from the coding sequence GTGTCAACCGAGCTGTATGTCGGCGGTCCGATCGGGTTGATGACGGAGGACGGCCCGGAAACCGAGGTCTACGACCGGGTTCTGGAGACCGCCGCCGACCGCCCCGCCGTGGACTCGCTGCCCGACGTCCCGGACCCCGCCTGCGACCACGGCGACGTCGACCGCAAGCGGCGACGTGACGACGTCGAGCTGAAGCATCAGCGGATCCGCGACTTCCTGGACCGCACGAATCAGGACGCCGTCGTGCTCGGCCGCGCCGACTCGATCGCCTGGTTCACGTCGGGCGGCGACCTGGCGCAGGATTACGGCTCGGACAACAGCTCGGTCCTGCTCTACATCAACCGCAACAGCCGGGCGGTGCTCGCCGACAACGTGCAGAGTTCGCGGGTCTTCGAGGAGGAGCTGGCGGGCCTGGGCTTCCAGCTCAAGGAGCGGCCCTGGTACGACGACCCGCTGAGGGTGGTGGCCGAACTCTGCCACAACAAGAAGATCGCGACCGACCTGGCGTCGGAAGGCTGCTCGCAGTGGCGGCGGGCGCTCGACCCCTTGCGCGACCTGCGGCGGCAGTTGACGCCACTGGAACGTCAGCGTTATCGCGAGCTGGGGCGGACCCTCTCGTTGGCCGTCGAGGCCACATGCCGCAACTTCGACCGCGGCGAGCGCGAGGCGGACGTCGCCGGCCACCTGGCGCATCGGCTGATCCGCGAAGGGGTCGCGCCGGTGGACCTGCGGGTCGCCAGCGACGATCGCCTGGCCCGCTATCGCCAGCCGACCTTCAAGGCCGCGCCGATCCTCAAGAAGGCGACGATCGCCGTCACCGGCCGGCGTCACGGGCTCTGCGCCTCGGTCACCCGCACCGTGACGTTCGGCCCCCCCGAGACCGAGTTCCGGGCCAATCACACGCTCGCCGCGATGGTCGACGCGACGTGCATCTACTTCTCGCGTCCCGGCGAGCCGATCGCCGAGGTCTTCCGCCGCGCCCGCCGCATCTACGAGAAGTACGACGCCCCCCACGAGTGGACGCTCGATTATCAGGGCGTCCTCATCGGCTATTCCCCGCGCGAGGCCCTGCTCACCCCGGACAGCCCGATGATCCTCGAGCCGAACATGGCCGTCTGCTGGAACCCCAGCGTCGGCTCGGCGCGTTCGGAAGACACGATCGTGGTCGATTCCCGCGGCTTCGACATCGTCACCGCCGCCCAGGACTGGCCGCTCATCGACATCTCGGTCAAGGGCTACTCGCTCCCCCGCCCGGGCATCCTCGAACGCTGA
- a CDS encoding alpha/beta hydrolase, which produces MLRPFCWLVVAAATFAAWNASSGPSTDPFAGLVVVRDLTYRTVDGRSLKLDLILPDRSSLIDRPVLIAVHGGSWTGGSKRDYGPQFASLARAGIAVAVVDYRLARPGAPSWDGALGDVLAALDWLHDHGDEYHLDRRRVAAVGTSSGGLLAALAAQEDPRIAAAVCLSTPYSLLDLAVDRRLPHEPTAAFLGGEPSRMESPARAASPIERAAAGGPALLLIHGSDDAWVSVNQARKMQKRLEEVGGVHQLIEISGARHGFELDVGSPVPRDLNPDVRRFLDEAWRGRVQGH; this is translated from the coding sequence ATGCTGCGACCGTTCTGCTGGTTGGTCGTCGCGGCGGCGACGTTCGCGGCCTGGAACGCGTCGTCGGGGCCATCGACCGACCCGTTCGCGGGTCTGGTCGTCGTGCGAGATCTGACCTATCGCACGGTCGACGGCCGTTCCCTGAAGCTCGACCTGATCTTGCCCGACCGATCGTCCCTGATCGACCGGCCGGTCCTGATCGCCGTCCACGGCGGGAGCTGGACGGGCGGATCGAAGCGGGACTACGGCCCCCAGTTCGCGTCCCTGGCGCGAGCCGGGATCGCCGTCGCGGTCGTCGATTATCGGCTGGCGCGCCCCGGCGCGCCTAGCTGGGACGGCGCGCTGGGCGACGTGCTCGCGGCCCTCGACTGGCTGCACGACCACGGCGACGAGTATCACCTGGACCGCCGTCGGGTCGCCGCCGTCGGGACGTCCTCGGGCGGGCTGCTGGCGGCGCTCGCGGCGCAGGAAGACCCTCGCATCGCCGCGGCGGTCTGCCTGTCGACCCCTTATTCGCTGCTCGACCTCGCCGTCGATCGCAGGTTGCCGCACGAGCCGACCGCCGCGTTCCTCGGCGGCGAGCCGAGCCGAATGGAATCGCCCGCCCGCGCGGCGTCGCCGATCGAACGGGCGGCCGCCGGTGGTCCGGCCCTTCTCTTAATTCATGGAAGCGACGACGCGTGGGTTTCGGTCAACCAGGCACGAAAGATGCAGAAGAGGTTGGAAGAAGTCGGCGGCGTGCACCAGCTCATCGAAATATCAGGGGCGCGCCATGGCTTCGAACTGGATGTCGGATCGCCGGTTCCGCGCGACCTGAACCCGGACGTGCGACGGTTCCTGGACGAGGCCTGGCGAGGGCGGGTCCAGGGCCACTGA
- a CDS encoding L-2-amino-thiazoline-4-carboxylic acid hydrolase, with product MADQKPNIPLLQQREIEAKIVGPLVRAFTDAFGREATLDVLRGVIVDLARQGGAELARSLGEQSLEAFATTLGRWKENDALQIDVLESTPDRLSFNVVRCRYAEMYRRLGLEDLGATLSCQRDFALAEGFSPDIELERTQTLMQGAPFCDFRFRRVPRDEQPG from the coding sequence ATGGCGGATCAGAAACCAAACATCCCCCTGCTCCAGCAGCGCGAGATCGAAGCCAAGATCGTCGGCCCGCTGGTCCGGGCCTTCACCGACGCCTTCGGCCGGGAGGCGACCCTCGACGTCCTCCGCGGCGTGATCGTCGACCTCGCCCGCCAGGGCGGCGCCGAGCTGGCGCGGTCGCTGGGCGAGCAGTCCCTGGAGGCCTTCGCGACGACCCTCGGACGCTGGAAGGAGAACGACGCCCTCCAAATCGACGTGCTCGAAAGCACCCCCGACCGGCTCTCGTTCAACGTCGTCCGCTGCCGTTACGCCGAAATGTATCGGCGACTCGGCCTCGAAGACTTGGGGGCCACGCTCTCCTGCCAGCGCGATTTCGCCCTGGCCGAGGGCTTCAGCCCCGACATCGAGCTGGAGCGCACCCAGACCCTCATGCAAGGCGCCCCGTTCTGCGACTTCCGCTTCCGCCGCGTCCCGCGGGACGAACAACCGGGCTGA